One segment of Castanea sativa cultivar Marrone di Chiusa Pesio chromosome 3, ASM4071231v1 DNA contains the following:
- the LOC142628238 gene encoding defensin Ec-AMP-D2-like yields the protein MERSMRVFSTVFVVLLLLVATEMGPMVAEARTCESQSHRFKGPCVRKSNCASVCQTEGFHGGQCRGFRRRCFCTKHC from the exons aTGGAGCGATCCATGCGTGTGTTTTCCACAGTTTTCGTCGTGCTGCTGCTTCTTGTGGCCACAG AGATGGGGCCAATGGTAGCCGAAGCTAGGACATGTGAGTCACAGAGCCATCGCTTCAAAGGCCCATGTGTGAGGAAGAGTAACTGTGCTTCTGTCTGCCAAACGGAGGGCTTTCATGGCGGCCAATGCCGGGGATTCCGCCGCCGATGCTTCTGCACTAAACATTGTTAG
- the LOC142629342 gene encoding lignin-forming anionic peroxidase-like, translated as MASTRTGVCLFLSMLLFLANMQCEAQLSSTFYDKTCPNALSRIRSAIRTAVSRERRMAASLIRLHFHDCFVQGCDASILLDDAPSISSEKKAINNDDSIRGYEVIDDAKSQVESICPGIVSCADIVAVAARDASVAVVGPTWSVKLGRRDSTTASRSLAESNLPSFRDSLDRLTSLFGSKGLSQRDMVALSGSHTIGQARCVTFRDRIHNNASDIDAGFASTRKRRCSLDDASSDNLAPLDLVTPNSFDNNYFKNLIQKKGLLQSDQILFSGESTDSIVTEYSKSPSTFSSDFAAAMVKMGDIDPKTGSEGQIRKFCNVVN; from the exons ATGGCTTCTACTCGTACAGGTGTATGCTTGTTTCTTTCTATGTTATTGTTTCTCGCAAATATGCAATGTGAAGCACAACTATCTTCCACATTCTATGACAAAACATGTCCAAATGCACTTAGTAGGATCCGATCAGCTATCAGAACAGCGGTTTCTCGTGAGCGTAGAATGGCAGCATCACTCATTCGGCTCCATTTCCATGATTGTTTTGTTCAG GGTTGTGATGCATCAATCTTGCTTGATGATGCTCCCTCAATCTCGAGCGAGAAAAAGGCAATAAACAATGATGATTCAATTAGAGGATACGAGGTCATTGATGATGCCAAGTCCCAAGTAGAGAGCATTTGTCCTGGCATTGTATCATGTGCAGATATTGTTGCAGTTGCTGCTCGTGATGCATCTGTCGCT GTGGTTGGACCAACATGGTCAGTGAAACTTGGAAGAAGAGACTCAACCACGGCAAGCCGTAGCCTAGCTGAGAGCAACCTTCCAAGCTTTAGAGACAGCCTTGACAGGCTAACGTCCTTGTTTGGTAGCAAAGGTTTGAGTCAAAGAGACATGGTTGCCCTCTCAG GATCACATACAATTGGCCAAGCAAGATGTGTGACATTCCGTGATAGGATACATAACAATGCAAGTGATATCGATGCAGGCTTTGCTAGCACTAGAAAGCGCAGGTGTTCACTTGATGATGCTAGCAGTGATAATCTAGCGCCCCTTGATTTGGTGACACCCAATTCTTTTGATAATAACTACTTCAAGAATCTCATTCAGAAGAAGGGCCTTCTTCAATCTGATCAAATACTCTTTAGTGGAGAATCCACAGACAGCATTGTTACAGAGTATAGCAAGAGCCCTTCAACTTTCAGTTCTGATTTTGCTGCTGCCATGGTAAAGATGGGAGATATTGATCCTAAGACTGGTTCTGAAGGACAGATTCGAAAGTTTTGCAATGTTGTCAATTAA
- the LOC142629767 gene encoding uncharacterized protein LOC142629767: MSDPPKTLRPSNIPPLKPPITTTTTTSSPLLREHRKGNWTIQETLILITAKKLDEERRVKPTSTPPDPTNPPCKPGGELRWKWVENYCWNHGCLRSQNQCNDKWDNLLREYKKVRDYESKSTSPNESFPSYWDLEKQHRKDRNLPSNMSFEVFQALNQVLQIRYSQTSTQPAKPVLSFAHSPAPVTVLPPNLPAPATEATVPPAVSEKSDSSETESSEMHDSSSKRRKVRRRSIGSTIMRSASVLAQTFRDCEEKKEKRHQEVMELEQRRIQIEEKRNEVNSQGMTSLGAAMTNLSGAIQSLISASHDSVNM, from the exons ATGTCTGATCCTCCCAAAACATTAAGACCATCAAACATACCACCGCTCAAACCACCcataaccaccaccaccaccacttcaTCACCTCTACTCCGAGAGCACCGCAAAGGCAACTGGACAATCCAAGAAACACTCATCCTAATCACTGCAAAGAAGCTAGACGAAGAGCGCCGAGTCAAACCCACCTCAACCCCACCTGATCCAACCAATCCACCATGCAAACCCGGGGGTGAGCTCAGGTGGAAGTGGGTCGAGAACTATTGCTGGAACCATGGGTGTTTGAGGAGCCAAAACCAGTGCAATGACAAATGGGACAACCTCCTCAGAGAATATAAAAAAGTCCGAGACTACGAGTCCAAATCCACTTCCCCTAATGAATCATTCCCATCTTATTGGGACTTAGAGAAGCAACATCGAAAAGATCGAAACTTACCCTCTAATATGTCCTTTGAAGTCTTTCAAGCCCTCAACCAAGTCTTACAAATAAGATATTCACAAACAAGTACACAACCAGCAAAGCCAGTACTTTCTTTTGCTCATTCACCAGCTCCGGTGACTGTCTTGCCACCTAATCTTCCGGCTCCGGCGACTGAGGCAACAGTTCCTCCGGCGGTTTCAG AAAAGTCAGACTCGTCCGAGACAGAGTCGAGTGAAATGCATGACTCCAGTTCAAAACGCAGGAAAGTTAGAAGAAGAAGCATTGGTTCGACCATAATGCGTAGCGCATCGGTATTGGCCCAAACATTTCGAGACTGtgaggagaagaaagagaagaggcACCAAGAAGTAATGGAACTTGAACAACGAAGGATTCAGATTGAAGAAAAACGAAATGAAGTGAATAGCCAAGGAATGACCAGTCTTGGAGCGGCCATGACCAACCTTTCAGGTGCAATTCAGTCACTCATTTCGGCCAGCCATGACAGTGTCAATATGTGA